The Brassica napus cultivar Da-Ae unplaced genomic scaffold, Da-Ae ScsIHWf_2382;HRSCAF=3079, whole genome shotgun sequence genome has a window encoding:
- the LOC125600749 gene encoding zinc finger MYM-type protein 1-like — protein MKCENVMNQGQSIKHALHKQDDIAKNEYRVRLNASIDASRFLLRQGLPFRGHEEKEETDNNGNFVELLKYTAEQNEDMSKVVLRNAPGNNQMTSPKIQKDIVHCFAEELIKSIIDEIDHDVFGLLVDESTDVSYKEKMAVVFRYVEKSGIVKERFISLTHVSDTSSSSLKSAIDSLFTKYGLCITKVRGQGYDGASNMKGEFNGLRSFSESNWRSVSE, from the coding sequence ATGAAGTGTGAAAACGTGATGAATCAAGGCCAGTCTATCAAACATGCTTTGCATAAACAAGATGATATCGCGAAAAATGAGTATCGCGTTCGATTAAATGCTTCTATTGATGCTTCAAGATTCTTGTTGCGCCAAGGTTTACCTTTTCGTGGGcatgaagagaaagaagaaactgATAATAATGGTAACTTTGTTGAACTCTTGAAATACACTGCCGAGCAAAATGAAGATATGAGTAAGGTTGTTTTAAGAAATGCTCCTGGAAACAATCAGATGACTTCTCCAAAGATTCAGAAAGATATTGTCCATTGTTTTGCAGAAGAGCTAATCAAAAGCATTATTGATGAAATTGATCATGATGTATTTGGATTGTTGGTGGATGAGTCTACTGATGTttcttataaagaaaaaatggcAGTTGTGTTTCGGTATGTGGAAAAGAGTGGGATAGTCAAAGAGAGATTCATAAGTCTTACTCATGTAAGTGatacatcttcatcatctttgAAATCTGCAATTGATTCTTTGTTTACTAAGTATGGATTATGCATTACAAAGGTGAGAGGGCAAGGTTATGATGGTGCAAGTAACATGAAGGGTGAGTTCAATGGGCTAAGGTCATTTTCTGAATCGAATTGGAGATCAGTTTCTGAATGA